Proteins from one Planctomyces sp. SH-PL62 genomic window:
- a CDS encoding ABC transporter permease, with the protein MDVCNETTTEAGESFPAPPSVRWSQVWRRRLDNDRGELVRFWPVVQNMVVQELRVRYQRSFMGFLWTLINPLLMMAVLSVVFSNLMPAPPPGSGSYSLYLLAGMVPWTFMAGSIGESAVCIIMNEVLIRKIYIPKLVFPLVRVLINLVTSVLSLVALFLIMVPLGARPSISMIFLPVAIALYFAFTLGLSLLVATANTFFRDCGHLVGVFIQAWYFATPIIYRAGDFKESLQWRFWLNPAFYFIEIFHDILCDGAWPQLSLVLTAAALATASLGIGYATFKSNEDKMVFRL; encoded by the coding sequence ATGGACGTCTGCAACGAAACGACGACCGAGGCCGGGGAGTCCTTCCCCGCGCCCCCGTCGGTGCGATGGTCCCAGGTCTGGCGCCGCCGCCTGGACAACGACCGGGGCGAGCTCGTCCGGTTCTGGCCGGTCGTCCAGAACATGGTCGTCCAGGAGCTTCGGGTCCGCTATCAGCGGTCGTTCATGGGCTTCCTCTGGACGCTCATCAACCCGCTCCTGATGATGGCGGTCCTCTCGGTCGTCTTCTCGAACCTGATGCCGGCCCCCCCGCCGGGGAGCGGCAGCTACAGCCTCTACCTCCTGGCCGGGATGGTCCCCTGGACCTTCATGGCCGGGTCGATCGGCGAGTCGGCCGTCTGCATCATCATGAACGAGGTGTTGATCCGGAAGATCTACATCCCCAAGCTGGTCTTCCCGCTGGTCCGGGTGCTGATCAACCTGGTGACGAGCGTCCTCTCGCTGGTCGCGCTCTTCCTGATCATGGTGCCCCTGGGCGCGCGGCCGTCGATCTCGATGATCTTCCTGCCGGTGGCGATCGCGCTCTACTTCGCCTTCACGCTCGGGCTGAGCCTGCTGGTGGCGACGGCCAACACCTTCTTCCGCGACTGCGGCCATCTGGTCGGCGTCTTCATCCAGGCCTGGTACTTCGCCACCCCGATCATCTACCGCGCGGGCGACTTCAAGGAGTCGCTCCAGTGGCGGTTCTGGCTCAACCCGGCCTTCTATTTCATCGAGATTTTCCACGACATCCTGTGCGACGGGGCCTGGCCGCAGCTCAGCCTGGTGCTGACCGCCGCCGCCCTGGCGACCGCCAGTCTGGGGATCGGCTATGCCACGTTCAAGTCCAACGAAGACAAGATGGTTTTCCGACTCTGA
- a CDS encoding ABC transporter ATP-binding protein, which produces MDPLIELRGVSLKFVNYSDKTYTLKRAFLELLLRRERQVPNSEFWALRDIDLRIRRGERIGVVGSNGAGKSTLLRLLAKIYPPTSGLLEVRGMVAPLIEMGAGFNPELSGFDNILLNGAMLGFSRKQMLAKVDGIHEFTGLREFADLPLKYYSSGMYARLAFGVATEIDPEILLVDESLGVGDATFREKAKERIRGVMERSHAVILVSHELSTLRELCDRGLWMHKGRLVGDGPIDEILDAYLESVSAPEPAAAAPAAEVSG; this is translated from the coding sequence GTGGACCCCCTGATCGAGCTCCGAGGCGTCTCCCTCAAGTTCGTCAACTACTCCGACAAGACCTACACCCTCAAGCGCGCCTTCCTGGAGCTGCTCCTGCGCCGCGAGCGCCAGGTCCCCAACTCCGAGTTCTGGGCGCTGCGCGACATCGACCTGCGCATCCGTCGCGGCGAGCGGATCGGCGTCGTCGGCTCCAACGGCGCGGGCAAGAGCACCCTGCTGCGCCTGCTGGCGAAGATCTACCCCCCCACCAGCGGCCTCCTCGAAGTCCGGGGGATGGTCGCCCCGCTCATCGAGATGGGGGCGGGCTTCAACCCCGAGCTCTCCGGCTTCGACAACATCCTGCTCAACGGAGCCATGCTCGGATTCTCGCGCAAGCAGATGCTGGCGAAGGTCGACGGCATCCACGAGTTCACCGGCCTCCGCGAGTTCGCCGACCTCCCGCTCAAGTATTACTCCAGCGGCATGTACGCCCGCCTGGCGTTCGGGGTGGCCACCGAGATCGACCCCGAGATCCTGCTGGTCGACGAGTCCCTGGGCGTCGGCGACGCCACGTTCCGCGAGAAGGCCAAGGAACGCATCCGGGGCGTCATGGAACGCTCCCACGCGGTCATCCTGGTCTCCCACGAGCTGAGCACCCTGCGCGAGCTCTGCGACCGCGGCCTCTGGATGCACAAGGGCCGACTCGTCGGCGACGGACCGATCGACGAGATCCTCGACGCCTACCTCGAATCCGTGAGCGCCCCCGAGCCCGCCGCCGCCGCCCCGGCCGCCGAGGTCAGCGGCTGA
- a CDS encoding ABC transporter permease codes for MESLANIFWLGVKELRSLRSDKVLVLFVIYAFTASIYTQARGTSSEVYNASIGFVDEDGSALSRKLFQAFYPPRFQKPVLIRSDEVDEAMDSGRLMFVVEIPPRYEQDLRAGRQAEVLVVVDATAMLQASIGASYIQNIISGQVAEFLSRSDPNFRYPSRLVVRKAFNPNGDTSWFNSIVAMINQVTLLTTVLTGAALIREREHGTIEHLLVMPLTAFEIAAAKIWSNALVILAAVWASLLIVIRGVLQVPIAGSPWLFLGGVILYLFFATALGVFLGTVARTMAQFALLIILILIVLQLLSGGSTPVESQPEALQRITYLLPSRHFVAFSQSIIYRGAGIGAVWPDFLVVTLVGAGFLAFSLQRFRRSIAVSR; via the coding sequence GTGGAATCGCTCGCCAACATCTTCTGGCTCGGCGTCAAGGAGCTGCGGAGCCTTCGCAGCGACAAGGTGCTCGTCCTGTTCGTGATCTACGCCTTCACGGCGTCGATCTACACGCAGGCGCGGGGGACCTCGTCGGAGGTCTACAACGCCTCGATCGGGTTCGTCGACGAGGACGGCTCGGCGCTCTCTCGCAAGCTGTTCCAGGCGTTCTACCCGCCCCGATTCCAGAAGCCCGTCCTGATCCGCTCGGACGAGGTGGACGAGGCGATGGACTCGGGCCGGTTGATGTTCGTGGTCGAGATCCCGCCCCGGTATGAGCAGGACCTGAGGGCGGGTCGGCAGGCCGAGGTGCTGGTCGTCGTCGACGCGACGGCCATGCTCCAGGCGAGCATCGGCGCGTCCTACATCCAGAACATCATCTCCGGCCAGGTGGCCGAGTTCCTGTCCCGATCCGACCCGAATTTCCGCTACCCCTCGCGACTCGTCGTCCGCAAGGCGTTCAACCCCAACGGCGACACCTCGTGGTTCAACAGCATCGTCGCCATGATCAATCAGGTGACGCTCCTGACCACGGTGCTGACGGGCGCGGCGCTGATCCGGGAGCGCGAGCACGGGACGATCGAACACCTGCTGGTGATGCCGCTGACCGCCTTCGAGATCGCCGCGGCCAAGATCTGGTCGAACGCGCTGGTGATCCTCGCGGCGGTGTGGGCGTCCCTGCTGATCGTGATCCGGGGGGTGCTCCAGGTGCCGATCGCGGGGTCGCCGTGGCTGTTCCTGGGGGGGGTGATCCTCTACCTGTTCTTCGCCACGGCGCTGGGGGTGTTCCTGGGGACCGTCGCCCGGACGATGGCCCAGTTCGCGCTTTTGATCATCCTGATCCTGATCGTGCTGCAACTCCTCTCGGGGGGCTCGACGCCGGTCGAGAGCCAGCCGGAGGCGCTCCAGCGGATCACGTATCTCCTCCCGTCGCGGCACTTCGTCGCCTTCTCGCAGTCGATCATCTACCGGGGGGCGGGGATCGGGGCGGTCTGGCCGGACTTCCTGGTCGTCACGCTGGTCGGCGCGGGGTTCCTGGCGTTCAGCCTGCAACGGTTCCGGCGGTCGATCGCGGTCAGCCGCTGA
- the rbbA gene encoding ribosome-associated ATPase/putative transporter RbbA, translating to MAIGEAPVATVDSVVHAYDRSTRALDGVTVEFPSGCMIGLIGPDGVGKSTLMGLVAGSKRIQGGRIVVLGGDMADVGHRRDVCTRIAYMPQGLGKNLYPELSVYENIDFFARLFGLSSAERRARIPALLQATGLGPFPDRPAGKLSGGMKQKVSLCASLIHDPDLLILDEPTTGVDPLSRRQFWSLIDAIRESRPTMSVLVSTAYMDEAQQFDWLIAMDAGRILATGTVAQILERTGTEDLEEAFVELLPESVRGDRKRLTIPPRVEVEGPPAIVAKGLTKKFGDFTAVDAVTFTIPKGEIFGFLGSNGCGKSTTMKMLTGLLPATSGEAFLFGEPVDAGSLEVRRRVGYMSQAFSLYGELTVSQNLWLHARLFHLPPGEVPGRIDGLVERFGLRPYLHHSSEELPLGLRQRLSLAVAVIHEPEILILDEPTSGVDPIARDGFWELLIDLSRRESITIFITTHFMSEALRCDRISLMHAGKVLACDAPVKLIEAVDAPDLESAFITYMEMAIGEGAGSGQDEEARAALASAVAGDASAAHATGNAYLSPRRLLAYSRRETLEILRDPVRLAFAFVGSMLLMVIFGYGITTDVEDVRYALLDDDQTPASRGLDEAFGASRSFLRLPPVQSPDSGDERLRSNDLSLVLEVMPNFGRNLKRGQEAEARAIIDGSSPFRAETIKQYAEATHLTHMEEVYRTEFAGETFAATSSVQGRYRYNPTFESIYAMAPSVPPMLLILIPAILMAVSVAREKELGSIVNFYVSPTSRLDFLIGKQLPYIAIGMINFVLLSAVAVLLFGVPIKGSAAALMLCSLLYVTATTALGLVISGITRSQVAAVFVTTIVTMVPTVQFSGMLQPVSTLVGSARVIGSVWPTTYYMHASVGAFTKGLGPRLLLYDALVLAAFVPVLMLVALAALRPQEE from the coding sequence ATGGCAATCGGGGAGGCACCCGTCGCGACGGTCGACTCGGTCGTCCACGCCTACGATCGTTCGACGCGGGCGCTCGACGGCGTGACGGTCGAGTTCCCGTCGGGCTGCATGATCGGGCTGATCGGGCCGGACGGCGTCGGCAAGTCGACGCTCATGGGCCTGGTGGCCGGTTCGAAGCGGATCCAGGGGGGGCGGATCGTCGTGCTCGGCGGCGACATGGCGGACGTCGGGCATCGTCGCGACGTCTGCACCCGGATCGCTTACATGCCGCAGGGGCTCGGCAAGAATCTCTATCCCGAGCTGAGCGTCTACGAGAACATCGACTTCTTCGCCAGGCTGTTCGGCCTGTCGTCGGCGGAGCGTCGGGCGCGGATCCCCGCGTTGCTCCAGGCGACGGGGCTGGGGCCGTTCCCCGACCGCCCCGCGGGCAAGCTCTCCGGGGGGATGAAGCAGAAGGTGAGCCTCTGCGCCTCGCTGATCCACGATCCCGACTTGCTGATCCTCGACGAGCCCACGACGGGGGTGGACCCGCTCTCGCGCCGCCAGTTCTGGAGCCTGATCGACGCCATCCGCGAGTCGCGCCCGACGATGAGCGTGCTGGTCTCGACGGCCTACATGGACGAGGCCCAGCAGTTCGACTGGCTGATCGCGATGGACGCCGGCCGGATCCTGGCGACGGGGACCGTCGCCCAGATCCTGGAGCGCACCGGGACCGAGGATCTCGAGGAGGCGTTCGTCGAGTTGCTCCCCGAGTCGGTGCGCGGCGACCGGAAGCGGCTGACGATTCCGCCGCGGGTCGAGGTCGAGGGGCCGCCGGCCATCGTGGCGAAGGGGCTCACGAAGAAGTTCGGCGACTTCACGGCCGTGGACGCCGTCACCTTCACGATCCCGAAGGGGGAGATCTTCGGCTTCCTCGGCTCGAACGGCTGCGGCAAGTCGACCACGATGAAGATGCTGACCGGCCTCCTGCCGGCGACGTCCGGCGAGGCCTTTCTGTTCGGCGAGCCGGTCGACGCGGGGAGCCTGGAGGTCCGCAGGCGCGTCGGCTACATGTCGCAGGCGTTCTCGCTTTACGGCGAACTGACCGTCTCGCAGAACCTCTGGCTGCACGCGAGGCTGTTCCACCTCCCCCCCGGCGAGGTCCCCGGACGGATCGACGGCCTGGTCGAACGCTTCGGCCTCCGGCCCTACCTCCACCACTCGTCGGAGGAGCTGCCGCTGGGGCTTCGCCAGCGGCTCTCGCTGGCCGTGGCCGTGATCCACGAACCCGAGATCCTGATCCTGGACGAGCCGACCTCGGGCGTCGACCCGATCGCGCGCGACGGCTTCTGGGAGCTGCTGATCGATCTTTCGCGGCGGGAGTCGATCACGATCTTCATCACGACCCACTTCATGAGCGAGGCGCTCCGGTGCGACCGGATCTCGCTGATGCACGCGGGGAAGGTGCTGGCGTGCGACGCCCCGGTGAAGCTGATCGAGGCCGTCGACGCCCCCGACCTGGAGTCGGCGTTCATCACCTACATGGAAATGGCCATCGGCGAGGGCGCCGGATCGGGCCAGGACGAGGAAGCGCGCGCGGCGCTCGCCTCGGCCGTCGCGGGCGATGCGAGCGCCGCTCACGCGACCGGGAACGCCTACCTCAGCCCGCGACGGCTCCTCGCGTACAGCCGTCGCGAGACCCTGGAGATCCTCCGCGACCCGGTCCGCCTGGCGTTCGCGTTCGTCGGCTCGATGCTCCTGATGGTGATCTTCGGCTACGGCATCACGACCGACGTGGAGGACGTCCGCTACGCGCTGCTCGACGACGATCAGACCCCCGCGAGCCGGGGCCTTGACGAGGCCTTCGGCGCGTCGCGGTCCTTCCTCCGGCTCCCCCCCGTCCAGTCCCCCGACTCGGGCGACGAACGGCTGAGGTCCAACGACCTCTCCCTGGTTCTGGAGGTCATGCCCAACTTCGGCCGCAACCTGAAGCGAGGCCAGGAAGCCGAGGCCCGCGCCATCATCGACGGCTCCAGCCCCTTTCGCGCCGAGACCATCAAGCAGTACGCCGAGGCCACCCACCTGACCCACATGGAGGAGGTCTATCGCACCGAGTTCGCCGGCGAGACGTTCGCCGCCACGTCGAGCGTGCAGGGGCGTTACCGCTACAATCCGACCTTCGAGAGCATCTACGCCATGGCGCCGAGCGTGCCGCCGATGCTCCTGATCCTGATCCCGGCGATCCTCATGGCGGTGAGCGTGGCGCGCGAGAAGGAGCTGGGCTCGATCGTCAACTTCTACGTCTCGCCGACCTCCCGGCTCGACTTCCTGATCGGCAAGCAGCTCCCGTACATCGCGATCGGGATGATCAATTTCGTCCTGCTGTCCGCGGTGGCGGTCCTCCTCTTCGGCGTGCCGATCAAGGGGAGCGCCGCCGCGCTCATGCTCTGCTCGCTCCTGTACGTCACGGCGACGACGGCGCTGGGGCTGGTGATCTCGGGGATCACGCGATCGCAGGTCGCCGCCGTGTTCGTCACGACGATCGTCACGATGGTCCCGACCGTCCAGTTCTCGGGGATGCTCCAGCCGGTCTCCACGCTCGTGGGATCGGCGCGGGTCATCGGCTCGGTCTGGCCGACCACGTACTACATGCACGCCAGCGTCGGGGCCTTCACGAAGGGCCTGGGCCCGAGGCTGCTCCTGTACGACGCCCTGGTGCTGGCGGCCTTCGTCCCGGTCCTGATGCTGGTCGCCCTCGCCGCGCTGCGCCCCCAGGAGGAGTAG
- a CDS encoding HlyD family efflux transporter periplasmic adaptor subunit, which translates to MRRMLVRTLIVAALVAVGTAAWYAYQAQLRKKLPAGIVSGNGRVESVQVDVSAKYPGRVVRIFAEEGDLVRKGQVLAQMDTDELEAKLASGKAKIAEAQENENQIKAEIVEREAIVRYQNQEFARNRELFSRRVVSREEMEKSQTKRDISVAAVDSVKAKLQVNMRTIEAATADLQDVRAKLADSTLLSPVNGRVLYRLAQEREVLGAGGKVLTLVNLDDVYMEIFLPSDEAARIEIGAEARIRLDAYPDYSARANVTFVSPEAQFTPKQVETRTERDKLMFRVKLKVPEELILPYIEKIKTGVRGVGYVKLDPATPWPANLDRRFPQVVADEAAKAKTAPEPAPKPKTEPTPVEPPKPVDAPKEGGPEAKPSAPEPAPASAPAPTSEPKPSI; encoded by the coding sequence ATGCGTAGGATGCTGGTTCGAACGCTGATCGTGGCGGCCCTGGTCGCGGTCGGGACGGCGGCCTGGTACGCCTACCAGGCGCAGCTCCGGAAGAAGCTGCCGGCGGGCATCGTCTCGGGGAACGGCCGCGTCGAATCGGTCCAGGTGGACGTGTCGGCCAAGTACCCCGGTCGCGTCGTCCGGATCTTCGCCGAGGAGGGCGACCTGGTCCGCAAGGGCCAGGTCCTCGCCCAGATGGACACGGACGAGCTGGAGGCCAAGCTGGCGAGCGGCAAGGCCAAGATCGCCGAGGCCCAGGAGAACGAGAACCAGATCAAGGCCGAAATCGTGGAGCGGGAGGCCATCGTCCGCTATCAGAACCAGGAGTTCGCCCGCAACCGGGAGCTTTTCAGCCGTCGCGTCGTTTCACGCGAGGAGATGGAGAAGTCGCAGACCAAGCGCGACATCAGCGTCGCCGCGGTCGACTCGGTGAAGGCCAAGCTGCAGGTGAACATGCGGACGATCGAGGCCGCCACGGCCGATCTCCAGGACGTTCGCGCCAAGCTCGCCGATTCCACGCTCCTCTCCCCCGTCAACGGCCGCGTCCTCTATCGACTGGCGCAAGAGCGCGAAGTCCTCGGGGCGGGGGGCAAGGTCTTGACCCTCGTCAACCTCGACGACGTCTACATGGAGATCTTCCTCCCCTCGGACGAGGCTGCGCGGATCGAGATCGGGGCCGAGGCGCGGATCAGGCTCGACGCCTACCCGGACTACTCGGCGCGGGCCAACGTCACCTTCGTCTCCCCGGAGGCCCAGTTCACCCCCAAGCAGGTGGAGACCCGAACCGAGCGCGACAAGCTGATGTTCCGCGTGAAGCTCAAGGTCCCGGAGGAGCTGATCCTCCCCTACATCGAGAAGATCAAGACGGGCGTCCGAGGCGTCGGCTACGTCAAGCTCGACCCCGCGACCCCCTGGCCGGCGAACCTCGACCGCCGCTTCCCGCAGGTCGTGGCGGACGAGGCGGCCAAGGCGAAAACCGCGCCCGAGCCGGCCCCGAAGCCCAAGACGGAACCGACCCCGGTCGAACCGCCGAAGCCGGTCGACGCCCCCAAGGAGGGCGGACCCGAGGCGAAGCCGTCGGCTCCGGAACCGGCGCCGGCATCGGCACCGGCTCCGACCTCGGAACCGAAACCCTCGATCTAG
- a CDS encoding esterase/lipase family protein: MSIAHLVLTASTLLGWSDITIQAARGDRGLTAFQQSVAGIDRPSPRTLETLRRYDLEKRYRKDVEHTLLSLEKLARAQPSAEIVYALAELSWLDGCKNDRWRKAVAVGRYQDAVAYAYDYLFDPELAGGRAPADPRYRLACEIYNAGLERIIRAAQSKNPIDPQGKIKLKAGDREQELQVSLRDSPWKAADIHKLLPTSDYEVGGLATSRNQYGIGVPLIAVRESDPKQADRPANEQFYPAEMAFPLTAFLVPDSRLREPGEAVDQVRQCTLQLVDPIQYQVVGEPGNQIALEIDLTTPLAYMWSNTDLERFRWSGLIRPEQLLERANLLMIRPYEPGKIPVVMVHGLISSPLAWIPMLNELQRDPDIRDRYQFFLYMYPTGVPLPIAAANLRDALAQAKATYDPDGRDPAFDRMVLLGHSMGGLLSHCMVVSSGEQLWQLNSDQTFDDILGPPDVLAQLRKLLFFEPLPFVKRVVFLATPHRGSDLSRSVIGRVSTNLISDPDYIHKLLSQLVKDNPDAFNRRFRRFPSSIETLATDSPILMAILDMQPAAGVVFHSIIGSIRPDDRRQTTDGVVPYRSSHLEGAASEKIVRSDHGVQKDALAIREVRRILQEHLGLADPADSRDPAEPPAVASPASAADALSDLPALPR, encoded by the coding sequence ATGTCGATCGCCCATCTCGTTCTGACGGCTTCCACGCTCTTGGGATGGTCGGACATCACGATCCAGGCCGCTCGCGGAGATCGCGGGCTCACCGCGTTCCAGCAGAGCGTCGCCGGGATTGACCGGCCCAGCCCTCGTACGCTGGAAACCCTCCGCCGCTATGACCTTGAGAAACGCTACCGGAAGGACGTCGAGCACACGCTCCTCAGCCTGGAGAAGCTCGCCCGCGCCCAGCCCAGCGCCGAGATCGTCTACGCCCTGGCCGAGCTCTCCTGGCTCGACGGCTGCAAGAACGACCGCTGGCGCAAGGCCGTGGCCGTGGGACGCTACCAGGACGCCGTCGCCTACGCGTACGACTACCTGTTCGACCCCGAACTGGCCGGCGGCCGGGCCCCCGCCGACCCCCGCTACCGGCTCGCCTGCGAGATCTACAACGCGGGCCTCGAACGGATCATCCGGGCCGCCCAGTCCAAGAACCCGATCGACCCTCAGGGCAAGATCAAGCTGAAGGCCGGCGACCGCGAGCAGGAGTTGCAGGTCTCGCTCCGAGACTCCCCCTGGAAGGCCGCGGACATCCACAAACTCCTGCCCACCAGCGACTACGAGGTCGGCGGCCTGGCGACCAGCCGGAACCAGTACGGCATCGGCGTCCCCTTGATCGCGGTCCGCGAGAGCGACCCGAAGCAGGCCGACCGCCCGGCGAACGAGCAGTTCTATCCGGCCGAGATGGCCTTCCCCTTGACGGCGTTCCTCGTCCCCGACTCGCGACTCCGCGAGCCCGGCGAGGCCGTCGATCAGGTCCGCCAGTGCACCCTCCAGCTCGTCGACCCGATCCAGTACCAGGTCGTCGGCGAGCCCGGAAACCAGATCGCGCTGGAGATCGACCTGACCACCCCGCTGGCCTACATGTGGTCCAACACCGACCTGGAACGCTTCCGCTGGTCGGGCTTGATTCGTCCCGAGCAACTCCTGGAGCGGGCCAACCTCCTGATGATCCGCCCCTATGAGCCGGGCAAGATCCCGGTCGTCATGGTCCACGGCCTCATCAGCAGCCCGCTCGCCTGGATCCCCATGCTGAACGAGCTTCAGCGCGACCCGGACATCCGGGACCGCTACCAGTTCTTCCTCTACATGTACCCCACCGGCGTCCCCCTGCCGATCGCCGCGGCCAATCTCCGCGACGCCCTGGCGCAAGCCAAGGCGACCTACGACCCCGACGGCCGCGACCCGGCCTTCGACCGCATGGTCCTCCTCGGACACTCGATGGGCGGGCTGCTCAGCCACTGCATGGTCGTCTCCAGCGGCGAACAACTCTGGCAGCTCAACTCCGACCAGACCTTCGACGACATCCTCGGGCCGCCCGACGTCCTCGCCCAGCTCCGCAAGCTCCTCTTCTTCGAGCCCCTGCCGTTCGTCAAACGGGTCGTCTTCCTGGCCACTCCCCACCGGGGCTCGGACCTCTCGCGGAGCGTGATCGGCCGGGTCAGCACGAACCTGATCTCGGACCCGGACTACATCCACAAGCTCCTCAGCCAGCTTGTGAAGGACAACCCGGACGCCTTCAACCGCCGCTTCCGACGGTTCCCATCCAGCATCGAGACCCTGGCGACCGACTCCCCCATCCTGATGGCGATCCTCGACATGCAGCCGGCCGCCGGCGTCGTCTTCCACTCCATCATCGGCTCGATCCGGCCCGACGACCGCCGCCAGACCACCGACGGCGTCGTCCCCTATCGCAGCTCCCACCTGGAAGGGGCGGCCTCCGAGAAGATCGTCCGGTCCGACCACGGCGTCCAGAAAGACGCCCTGGCGATCCGCGAGGTCCGGCGGATTCTTCAGGAGCACCTGGGCCTCGCGGACCCCGCCGACTCCCGCGACCCGGCCGAACCGCCGGCCGTCGCCTCCCCGGCCTCGGCCGCGGACGCCCTCTCGGATCTCCCCGCCCTGCCCCGCTGA
- a CDS encoding DUF1579 domain-containing protein, whose amino-acid sequence MKTTLRMLSGTLLGLAAMAGTIEAQEAAKPTAEHREMAKEVGVWDAEVKVWTQGPDGPPETSKGVEEITLMPGGLWILSKFEGEMAGHSFTGRGISGYDPDKKKFIDVWVDSTDPHMMILEGDYDQAAKTLTSFGKSTDPRTGKPYDVKTVTVLKGDDEREFTFLLKNDETQGEYLKILQMTYRRRAK is encoded by the coding sequence ATGAAGACGACGCTGCGGATGCTCTCGGGGACGCTCCTGGGGCTGGCTGCCATGGCGGGGACGATCGAGGCGCAGGAGGCCGCGAAGCCGACCGCCGAGCATCGCGAAATGGCCAAGGAGGTCGGCGTGTGGGACGCCGAAGTCAAGGTCTGGACCCAGGGGCCCGACGGCCCCCCCGAGACCTCGAAGGGCGTGGAGGAGATCACGCTGATGCCCGGCGGCCTCTGGATCCTCAGCAAGTTCGAGGGCGAGATGGCGGGCCACTCCTTCACCGGGCGGGGCATCAGCGGATACGACCCGGACAAGAAGAAATTCATCGACGTCTGGGTCGACTCGACGGACCCTCACATGATGATCCTGGAGGGGGATTACGACCAGGCCGCGAAGACCCTCACGAGCTTCGGCAAGTCGACAGACCCCCGCACCGGCAAACCCTACGACGTGAAGACCGTGACCGTCCTCAAGGGGGACGACGAGCGGGAATTCACGTTCCTCCTGAAGAACGACGAGACCCAGGGGGAGTATCTCAAGATCCTCCAGATGACCTATCGTCGCAGGGCCAAATGA
- the rny gene encoding ribonuclease Y, producing the protein MTGGLIGLILGVLGAWAAFYVSARHRATTARGLVEQILSNAHREAETIRMQADLASKEDALRHRHALEAEMEETRRDLREQERRLEKRGDLLDQRLDLLNDKERQLEDVRRRQADQESEIQERRLATDRLEARRLEELQRIGGLAPEEARQLLLARVEEDLRGEAGERILRHEAKVRETSRERAVEILAVAIQRFAASHTAEITVSTVDIPNDEMKGRIIGREGRNIRAFEKATGVDVIVDDTPGVVIVTGFDNVRREVAKLALERLIQDGRIHPSRIEEIVKDTHDEMDEHIRKVGRDAAREVDVVGLHDKILDYLGKLKFRTSYSQNVLRHSIEVAFLAGMMAEEIGLDGALGRRCGLLHDLGKAADHEMEGGHPAVGAELLRRYGEGKEVTHAALGHHDDLRVDAPYTVLVAAADAVSASRPGARRETLEKYVRRLEELESLALGFPGVEQAYAIQAGREVRVMVDSRQVDDPSAATLCREIAKAIQSQLTYPGEVKVTVLRETRNVEYAR; encoded by the coding sequence ATGACTGGAGGCCTGATCGGGCTGATCCTGGGAGTCCTTGGCGCCTGGGCCGCCTTCTACGTTTCGGCCCGGCACCGGGCGACGACCGCCCGAGGGCTCGTCGAACAGATCCTCAGCAACGCCCACCGCGAAGCCGAGACCATCCGGATGCAGGCGGACCTCGCCTCCAAGGAGGACGCGCTCCGCCACCGCCACGCCCTGGAAGCGGAGATGGAGGAGACCCGGCGCGACCTCCGCGAGCAGGAACGCCGGCTGGAAAAGCGTGGAGACCTGCTGGACCAGCGGCTCGACCTCCTCAACGACAAGGAACGGCAGCTCGAAGACGTCCGCCGCCGCCAGGCCGATCAGGAATCCGAGATCCAGGAGCGTCGGCTCGCCACGGATCGGCTCGAAGCCCGACGCCTGGAGGAATTGCAACGGATCGGCGGCCTCGCGCCCGAGGAGGCCCGTCAGCTGCTGCTGGCCCGGGTCGAGGAAGACCTGCGGGGCGAAGCGGGCGAACGGATCCTCCGGCACGAGGCCAAGGTGCGGGAGACCTCCAGGGAGCGTGCGGTCGAGATCCTGGCCGTGGCCATCCAGCGCTTCGCGGCGTCCCACACCGCCGAGATCACCGTCAGCACCGTCGACATCCCCAACGACGAGATGAAGGGCCGGATCATCGGCCGCGAGGGCCGCAACATCCGGGCCTTCGAAAAGGCGACCGGCGTCGACGTGATCGTGGACGACACCCCCGGCGTCGTGATCGTCACCGGCTTCGACAACGTCCGCCGGGAGGTCGCCAAGCTCGCCCTGGAACGGCTCATCCAGGACGGCCGCATCCACCCCTCCCGCATCGAGGAGATCGTCAAGGACACCCACGACGAGATGGACGAGCACATTCGCAAGGTCGGCCGCGACGCCGCCCGCGAGGTGGACGTCGTGGGCCTCCACGACAAGATCCTGGACTACCTGGGCAAGCTCAAGTTCCGCACCAGCTACTCGCAGAACGTCCTGCGGCACTCGATCGAGGTGGCCTTCCTCGCCGGCATGATGGCCGAGGAGATCGGCCTCGACGGCGCCCTCGGCCGCCGCTGCGGCCTCCTGCACGACCTCGGCAAGGCGGCCGATCACGAGATGGAAGGGGGCCACCCCGCCGTGGGCGCCGAGCTTCTCAGGCGCTACGGCGAGGGCAAGGAGGTCACCCATGCCGCCCTCGGCCACCACGACGACCTCCGCGTCGACGCCCCCTACACCGTGCTCGTCGCCGCCGCCGACGCCGTCAGCGCCAGCCGGCCCGGAGCCCGCCGGGAGACGCTGGAGAAGTACGTCCGCCGCCTGGAGGAGCTGGAATCGCTCGCCCTGGGATTCCCCGGCGTCGAGCAGGCCTACGCCATCCAGGCCGGCCGCGAAGTCCGCGTCATGGTCGACAGCCGACAGGTCGACGACCCCTCCGCCGCGACCCTCTGCCGCGAGATCGCCAAGGCCATCCAGTCCCAGTTGACCTACCCCGGCGAGGTCAAGGTCACCGTCCTCCGCGAGACCCGAAACGTCGAATACGCCCGCTGA